A stretch of the Haloarcula ordinaria genome encodes the following:
- a CDS encoding succinylglutamate desuccinylase/aspartoacylase domain-containing protein, translated as MRVEQLGDGEPDIAIVGSIHGDEPCGRDGIEAVLADPPTVNRPVKFIVVNEEALAANRRYVDVDVNRIFPGDPDSDVREVRLAAELAAEIRDCTVLSLHSTQSYDDMFALVDEVTPLAREVIPKLSVDAIVRTKGNNEGRLFSVAPEAIEVECGYQGSEEAAANAEQVIREFLDALGVTDTVATIRNASLPVFQLGDPIPKSTADRYEVFVRNFERVDAGEEFAAVDGEPVVAEEPFHPVLLSPEGYEDVFGYRGAKVGVLD; from the coding sequence ATGCGAGTCGAGCAGCTGGGTGATGGCGAGCCGGATATCGCGATAGTCGGGAGTATCCACGGCGACGAACCGTGTGGTCGCGACGGCATCGAGGCCGTGCTCGCCGACCCCCCGACAGTGAATCGGCCGGTGAAGTTCATCGTGGTCAACGAGGAGGCGCTGGCGGCGAACCGCCGCTACGTCGACGTCGACGTGAACCGAATCTTCCCGGGTGACCCGGACAGCGACGTCCGCGAAGTGCGCCTCGCCGCCGAACTCGCGGCGGAGATACGTGACTGCACGGTGCTCTCCTTGCACTCCACGCAGTCGTACGACGACATGTTCGCGCTCGTCGACGAGGTGACGCCGCTGGCACGGGAGGTCATCCCGAAGCTGTCCGTCGACGCCATCGTCCGGACGAAGGGGAACAACGAGGGACGACTCTTCTCGGTGGCGCCGGAGGCAATCGAGGTCGAGTGTGGCTACCAGGGGTCGGAGGAAGCCGCGGCGAACGCCGAACAGGTAATCCGCGAGTTCCTCGACGCATTGGGCGTGACAGACACGGTCGCGACGATTCGGAACGCGTCGCTGCCCGTCTTCCAGCTGGGCGACCCGATCCCGAAGTCGACCGCCGACCGCTACGAGGTGTTCGTCCGGAACTTCGAACGCGTCGACGCCGGCGAGGAGTTCGCCGCTGTCGACGGCGAGCCGGTCGTCGCCGAAGAGCCGTTCCATCCGGTCTTGCTCTCGCCGGAGGGCTACGAGGACGTGTTCGGCTATCGGGGTGCGAAGGTCGGCGTCCTGGACTGA
- a CDS encoding DUF21 domain-containing protein — protein MTSVLVLAGGAVAVVSLLALSAFFSSSEIAVFSLPSEWIDAQATTGDDRAKVLEELLDDPHRLLVTLLVGNNIVNIAIASIVTVLVAQSLPPGPAVVATTVLTSVLILLFGEIVPKAYGLANAKDWALTVAAPVRYVEMGLSPLITLFDGVTTRLNAFLPVEIDIETPYLE, from the coding sequence ATGACCAGTGTACTCGTTCTGGCCGGTGGGGCCGTCGCCGTCGTGTCGTTGCTCGCGTTGAGCGCGTTCTTCTCGAGTTCGGAGATCGCGGTGTTCTCCCTGCCCAGTGAGTGGATCGACGCGCAAGCGACGACGGGCGATGACCGTGCGAAGGTGCTCGAGGAACTGCTCGACGACCCACACCGCCTTCTCGTGACGCTCCTCGTCGGCAACAACATCGTCAACATCGCCATCGCGAGCATCGTGACGGTCCTCGTGGCGCAGTCGCTGCCCCCCGGTCCAGCGGTCGTCGCGACCACCGTCCTCACGAGCGTCCTCATCCTGCTGTTCGGCGAGATCGTGCCCAAGGCGTATGGACTCGCAAACGCGAAAGACTGGGCGCTGACCGTCGCCGCCCCGGTCCGGTACGTCGAGATGGGACTCTCGCCGCTCATCACCCTGTTCGACGGCGTCACCACCCGGCTGAACGCGTTCCTCCCCGTCGAGATCGACATCGAGACGCCCTATCTGGAGTAA
- a CDS encoding PrkA family serine protein kinase produces the protein MSGEEFIGRADESLDRTYEAPMSLGEYVDTVLEEPEIASHASKYLLAAIEDAGTRTVIEEGDEKQRYRFFDDPHNDGEHAILGNTEVLNRFVDDLRSIAAGRGKDEKIIWLEGPTATGKSELKRCLINGLREFSKTPAGRRYTVEWNVAGAGEDDPGLTYGSQTVEDEDDWYESPVQVHPLTVFPEDVRREILDRVNERLDDHIEVRVDGQLDPFSREAYDYIEEQYRRQGVRNLFSSVTDPKHLRVKNFVVDVGRGIGILHSEDEGTPKERLVGSWMHGMLRELDSRGRKNPQAFSYDGVLSQGNGLLTIVEDAAQHADLLQKLLNVPDESRVKLDKGIGMDIDTQLVIISNPDLEAQLNQHAEREGQDPLKALKRRLDKHEFTYLTNVSLEAQLLRRELTNETTVWDPRSWEDLEDRIQEPLTITVRSDLDTVTEKELAPHAVEAAALYAVVSRLDTAQLPNGLDLVDKALLFDRGYLMEGDERLDIEDFDLQPTDDDGEHGIPVTYVRDVIADLLHETQDRHHPDLPVEHVIMPRDVLNAVADGLDDAPVFSAGEAGEYEERVVQVKNEIFSEQERDVLDALMRDKRVDEATVEEYIEHVYAWESDDQITNDRGEFVDPDPLKMKVFEIEHLGRFDESNYSGNDPDEAVRSFRTDKIITALNRHAWQRRDEEFRVSDVNPKEIPVIKTVLGSHDWDDVRRTYEDFDPRQWDNPPSGTQTARLKQKATENMVEMYDYSPASAELTSRHVMKQVSYRWD, from the coding sequence ATGTCGGGTGAGGAGTTCATCGGACGGGCGGACGAATCGCTGGACCGGACCTACGAGGCCCCGATGAGCCTCGGCGAGTACGTCGACACGGTCCTCGAGGAGCCCGAGATAGCCTCCCACGCGTCGAAGTACCTGCTCGCGGCTATCGAGGACGCCGGGACGCGGACGGTCATCGAGGAGGGCGACGAGAAACAGCGCTACCGCTTCTTCGATGACCCGCACAACGACGGCGAACACGCCATCCTCGGGAACACCGAGGTGCTGAACCGGTTCGTCGACGACCTGCGCTCAATCGCCGCCGGCCGCGGGAAAGACGAGAAGATAATCTGGCTCGAAGGCCCCACGGCGACTGGCAAGTCCGAGCTCAAACGGTGTCTCATCAACGGGCTGCGTGAGTTCTCGAAGACGCCAGCCGGCCGGCGCTACACCGTGGAGTGGAACGTCGCCGGCGCGGGCGAGGACGACCCGGGCCTGACCTACGGCAGCCAGACCGTCGAGGACGAGGACGACTGGTACGAGAGTCCGGTACAGGTCCACCCCCTGACCGTGTTCCCCGAAGACGTGCGACGCGAGATACTCGACCGGGTGAACGAGCGGCTCGACGACCACATCGAAGTCCGCGTCGACGGGCAACTGGACCCCTTCTCGCGGGAGGCCTACGACTACATCGAGGAGCAGTACCGCCGACAGGGCGTCAGGAACCTGTTCTCCTCGGTGACCGACCCGAAGCACCTCCGTGTGAAGAACTTCGTCGTCGACGTCGGTCGCGGAATCGGCATCCTCCACTCGGAGGACGAGGGGACCCCCAAGGAGCGCCTCGTCGGCTCGTGGATGCACGGGATGCTCCGCGAGCTGGACTCCAGGGGCCGGAAGAACCCCCAGGCGTTCAGTTACGACGGCGTCCTCTCGCAGGGCAACGGCCTGCTGACCATCGTCGAGGACGCAGCCCAGCACGCCGACCTGCTCCAGAAACTGCTGAACGTCCCCGACGAGAGCCGGGTCAAACTCGACAAGGGCATCGGAATGGACATCGACACGCAACTCGTCATCATCTCGAACCCCGACCTCGAAGCCCAGCTCAACCAGCACGCCGAGCGCGAGGGGCAGGACCCGCTGAAAGCGCTGAAACGACGGCTCGACAAGCACGAGTTCACCTACCTGACGAACGTCTCGCTGGAGGCCCAGCTGCTCCGGCGGGAGCTGACCAACGAGACGACCGTCTGGGACCCGAGGTCCTGGGAGGATCTCGAAGACCGGATTCAGGAGCCGCTGACGATTACGGTCCGCAGCGACCTGGACACGGTGACAGAGAAGGAGCTGGCGCCTCACGCCGTCGAGGCGGCAGCGCTGTACGCCGTCGTCTCGCGGCTGGATACGGCCCAGCTACCCAACGGCCTCGACCTGGTCGACAAGGCGCTGCTGTTCGACCGGGGGTACCTGATGGAGGGCGACGAGCGGCTGGACATCGAGGACTTCGACCTCCAACCGACGGACGACGACGGGGAGCACGGCATCCCAGTCACCTACGTGCGAGACGTCATCGCAGACCTGCTCCACGAGACGCAGGACCGCCATCACCCCGACTTGCCCGTCGAACACGTCATCATGCCCCGTGACGTGCTGAACGCCGTCGCGGACGGCCTCGACGACGCGCCGGTGTTCTCGGCCGGCGAGGCCGGCGAGTACGAGGAGCGCGTCGTCCAGGTGAAAAACGAGATATTCAGCGAACAGGAACGGGACGTCCTCGACGCACTGATGCGGGACAAGCGGGTCGACGAGGCCACCGTCGAGGAGTACATCGAGCACGTCTACGCCTGGGAGTCCGACGACCAGATTACGAACGACCGCGGCGAGTTCGTCGACCCCGACCCGCTGAAGATGAAGGTGTTCGAGATAGAGCACCTCGGCCGGTTCGACGAGTCGAACTACAGCGGCAACGACCCGGACGAGGCCGTTCGGTCGTTCCGGACGGACAAGATAATCACCGCGCTGAACCGCCACGCGTGGCAGCGCCGCGACGAGGAGTTCCGCGTCAGCGATGTCAACCCGAAGGAGATTCCGGTCATCAAGACCGTCCTCGGCAGCCACGACTGGGACGACGTCCGACGGACCTACGAGGACTTCGACCCACGACAGTGGGACAACCCACCGTCCGGCACGCAGACGGCCCGCCTCAAGCAGAAGGCGACGGAGAACATGGTCGAGATGTACGACTACAGCCCCGCGTCGGCCGAACTGACCAGCCGACACGTCATGAAACAGGTGAGCTACCGATGGGACTGA
- a CDS encoding DUF63 family protein, whose translation MNTFGRVVDEYGPERLWIASFVTILVVGIVAALAVPRVVWDGFLWRYFWGPVYADAKAASCAVMTPSGPEALTSGCAAAIQDGRIVAEPGYTVVSEVGYMLILIFMLVGVYLLLDNLDIAEDPKLYFAFVPFMLLGGALRTVEDATDRALEAGFTPFVEYPLSSLIISPVIYGTVFLLTLATLVTAVWAEKEGYIENYYRATAVTGSVLVLVTLVYLSFVAVTTDYSTAYPSVLLVTVGIATALSYGLYRAFEAFKPEVNSGTGLIGLLVIWGHAIDGVANVLLADWLDTLGVPLTYYPKHPANAFIISTTEALQPANLTAVLGTSWPFLIVKLVVASAVVWLFNDEFLEDSPRYALLLLVAVTAVGLGPGTRDMLRATFGI comes from the coding sequence ATGAACACCTTCGGACGAGTCGTCGACGAGTACGGTCCGGAACGGCTCTGGATCGCCTCGTTCGTCACCATCCTCGTCGTCGGCATCGTTGCGGCGCTCGCAGTTCCGCGAGTCGTCTGGGACGGGTTCCTCTGGCGATACTTCTGGGGCCCGGTCTACGCCGACGCGAAAGCGGCCAGCTGCGCCGTGATGACGCCCAGCGGACCGGAAGCGCTTACGAGCGGCTGTGCTGCGGCCATCCAGGACGGACGAATCGTCGCCGAGCCGGGCTACACCGTCGTCTCCGAGGTCGGCTACATGCTCATCCTCATCTTCATGCTGGTCGGCGTCTACCTCCTGCTCGACAACCTGGACATCGCCGAGGACCCGAAGCTCTACTTCGCGTTCGTCCCGTTCATGCTGCTGGGCGGCGCGCTGCGAACCGTCGAGGACGCGACCGACCGAGCGCTCGAAGCCGGGTTCACGCCGTTCGTCGAGTACCCGCTCAGCTCGCTCATCATCAGCCCCGTCATCTACGGCACCGTCTTCCTGCTGACGCTCGCGACGCTGGTGACCGCCGTCTGGGCCGAGAAGGAGGGGTACATCGAGAACTACTACCGCGCGACGGCGGTCACCGGGTCGGTCCTGGTCCTCGTCACCCTCGTCTACCTGTCGTTCGTCGCCGTCACCACCGACTACTCGACGGCGTATCCGTCGGTCCTGCTCGTCACCGTCGGTATCGCGACCGCGCTGTCCTACGGGCTCTACCGGGCGTTCGAGGCGTTCAAGCCCGAGGTGAACTCGGGCACCGGGCTCATCGGCCTGCTGGTCATCTGGGGCCACGCCATCGACGGCGTGGCGAACGTCCTCCTCGCGGACTGGCTGGACACGCTGGGTGTCCCGCTGACCTACTACCCGAAGCACCCGGCCAACGCCTTCATCATCTCGACCACCGAAGCGCTCCAGCCCGCGAACCTCACGGCCGTCCTGGGGACCTCCTGGCCGTTCCTCATCGTGAAACTGGTCGTCGCCTCGGCTGTCGTGTGGCTGTTCAACGACGAGTTCCTGGAGGACAGTCCGCGGTACGCGCTCCTCTTGCTGGTCGCGGTCACGGCCGTCGGCCTCGGGCCCGGGACCCGCGACATGCTGCGCGCGACGTTTGGTATCTAA
- a CDS encoding metallophosphoesterase produces the protein MTDATEPVYYVISDLHIGGDEQLEHAAFLDELLEFLTRLETTDENAELIINGDAFGLWEFTEIEGPAKFDALVETYPELFEQFHATGENTPITLLPGNHDHELAVYDEYVERFDDYNVDVVQEQSMTRPIDGRTIHFEHGHQRDPNNRIEDWGNPHATPLGYYYNTLVTSRAGRLSDRGRYNWLRDVQAVTPTERMPVWLLSKYFYLEMHPVLRYALVPFLLLFNVSALLAVLAGLDLAGVWSVPVELTATFLSQFGPAGAVLWSLLVLNVSLAGLVLLVGIPLYLIRRDVRQTIQRFGVFETALTVDDETPYETAAREVFAETPETAVFCYGHTHRPRVQAVDDGVLVNTGTWLKRLHRRDGIMGILPPVFYPSYQLAAVRIAADADGVAVEYEPIEKPNPSPEELTLTERLLTLGRQPDPSLPGRVVVEGGADVSQTPEIEATD, from the coding sequence GTGACCGACGCTACCGAGCCGGTGTACTACGTCATCAGTGACCTGCACATCGGCGGCGACGAACAGCTGGAGCACGCCGCGTTCCTCGACGAACTGCTCGAGTTCCTCACGCGGCTGGAGACCACCGACGAGAACGCGGAACTGATAATCAACGGCGACGCCTTCGGTCTGTGGGAGTTCACGGAGATCGAGGGCCCCGCCAAGTTCGACGCGCTCGTCGAGACCTACCCCGAACTGTTCGAGCAGTTCCACGCGACAGGTGAAAACACCCCGATTACGCTCTTACCGGGCAATCACGACCACGAACTCGCCGTCTACGACGAGTACGTCGAGCGCTTCGACGACTACAACGTCGACGTCGTCCAGGAGCAGTCGATGACCCGACCGATAGACGGCCGGACCATCCACTTCGAACACGGCCACCAGCGCGACCCGAACAACCGGATCGAGGACTGGGGGAACCCACACGCGACGCCGCTTGGCTACTACTACAACACCCTGGTGACGAGCCGAGCCGGCAGGCTGTCGGACCGCGGACGCTACAACTGGCTCCGGGATGTCCAGGCGGTGACGCCGACCGAGCGGATGCCGGTCTGGCTCCTCTCGAAGTACTTCTACCTCGAGATGCATCCGGTCCTGCGCTACGCGCTGGTCCCGTTCTTGCTCTTGTTCAACGTCAGCGCGCTGCTGGCCGTGCTGGCGGGACTCGACCTCGCCGGCGTCTGGTCGGTGCCGGTCGAATTGACCGCGACCTTCCTCTCACAGTTCGGCCCAGCCGGGGCAGTGCTCTGGTCGCTGCTCGTGCTCAACGTGTCGCTGGCGGGGCTGGTGTTGCTGGTCGGCATCCCGCTGTACCTCATCCGCCGCGACGTCCGCCAGACCATCCAGCGCTTCGGCGTCTTCGAGACGGCGCTCACTGTCGACGACGAGACCCCCTACGAGACGGCTGCCCGTGAGGTGTTCGCCGAGACTCCCGAGACCGCGGTCTTCTGTTACGGCCACACCCACCGGCCGCGCGTGCAGGCAGTCGACGATGGGGTGCTGGTCAACACCGGGACGTGGCTGAAGCGCCTGCACCGCCGCGACGGCATTATGGGTATTCTCCCGCCGGTGTTCTATCCCTCGTATCAACTCGCAGCGGTCCGTATCGCGGCCGACGCCGACGGGGTCGCCGTCGAGTACGAACCCATCGAGAAGCCGAACCCGAGTCCGGAGGAGCTTACACTCACCGAGCGGCTGTTGACACTTGGACGTCAGCCGGACCCGTCGCTCCCGGGCCGGGTGGTCGTCGAGGGCGGGGCGGACGTGTCGCAGACCCCCGAGATCGAGGCAACCGACTGA
- a CDS encoding PrkA family serine protein kinase gives MSKNKETLEALSREYRDSIPADLRTTHTFDWYLDQLYEEPRIGRNAHQRVADMFDFYGTSYDEDAGVVEYELASEDPLNDGENTFYGRVIHEAIHEFVNKVKSGARGLGPEKRIKLLLGPVGSGKSDFDRQLRRYFEDYTRRDEGRMYTFRWTNLGDVIHDQDPADDVVRSPMNQDPIVLLPQEQRDRVIDDINEELDAPYTIRNEQALDPASEFYMDNLLAHYDDDLQAVLENHVEIIRFVADENQRQGIETFEPKDKKNQDETELTGDVNYSKIAIYGESDPRAFDYSGAFCNANRGLFSGEELLKLQREFLYDFLHASQEQTIKPKNNPRIDIDQVIVGRTNMPEYRDKKGDEKMEAFNDRTKRIDFPYVLQYEEEARIYRKMLRNADLPDIKVEPHTLEMAGLFGVLTRIEEPDTKSIDLVQKAKAYNGEIDEADDVDVKKLREEADQRADIGEGMDGVSPRFIGDEIAEAIMDSMHRDRQFLSPLTTFNHLEGNLENHGSIDEEMFDEYYRYLELVREEYKERAIEDVRHALAYDMDEIQRQGEKYMDHVMAYIDDATVEDELTGREQEPDEQFLRSVEEKLNLPEDRKDDFRQEVSNWVSRRAREGDTFNPQDNDRLRRALERKLWEDKKHNINFSALVSSSEMDDDERNKWIDALIEQGYGEEGAKEVLEFAGAEVAKSEMEE, from the coding sequence ATGAGCAAGAACAAAGAGACACTCGAAGCGCTGAGCAGGGAGTACCGTGATTCGATACCGGCGGACCTCCGGACGACACACACGTTCGACTGGTATCTCGACCAGCTCTACGAGGAGCCGCGGATCGGCCGGAACGCCCACCAGCGCGTCGCGGACATGTTCGACTTCTACGGGACGTCGTACGACGAGGACGCCGGTGTCGTCGAGTACGAACTCGCGAGCGAGGACCCGCTCAACGACGGCGAGAACACGTTCTACGGCCGCGTCATCCACGAGGCCATCCACGAGTTCGTCAACAAGGTCAAGTCCGGCGCCCGCGGCCTCGGGCCCGAGAAACGTATCAAGCTCCTGCTGGGCCCGGTCGGGTCGGGCAAGTCCGACTTCGACCGCCAGCTGCGCCGGTACTTCGAGGACTACACACGCCGCGACGAGGGACGGATGTACACCTTCCGGTGGACGAACCTCGGCGACGTCATCCACGACCAGGACCCGGCCGACGACGTGGTCCGGTCACCCATGAACCAGGACCCCATCGTCCTCCTCCCACAGGAACAACGCGACCGCGTCATCGACGATATCAACGAGGAACTCGACGCTCCCTACACCATCCGCAACGAGCAGGCGCTCGACCCCGCCTCCGAGTTCTACATGGACAACCTGCTGGCTCACTACGACGACGACCTGCAGGCCGTCCTCGAGAACCACGTCGAGATCATCCGGTTCGTCGCCGACGAGAACCAGCGCCAGGGTATCGAGACGTTCGAACCGAAGGACAAGAAGAACCAGGACGAGACGGAGCTGACCGGCGACGTCAACTACTCGAAGATCGCCATCTACGGCGAGTCGGACCCCCGGGCCTTCGACTACTCCGGGGCGTTCTGTAACGCCAACCGCGGCCTGTTCTCCGGCGAGGAGCTGCTGAAGCTCCAGCGGGAGTTCCTCTACGACTTCCTGCACGCCAGCCAGGAACAGACCATCAAGCCGAAGAACAACCCCCGCATCGACATCGACCAGGTCATCGTCGGCCGGACGAACATGCCCGAGTACCGGGACAAGAAGGGCGACGAGAAGATGGAGGCGTTCAACGACCGCACGAAGCGCATCGACTTCCCCTACGTCCTCCAGTACGAGGAGGAGGCCCGCATCTACCGGAAGATGCTCCGCAACGCCGACCTTCCGGACATCAAAGTCGAGCCACACACCCTCGAGATGGCCGGCCTGTTCGGCGTGCTGACCCGCATCGAGGAACCGGACACGAAGTCGATCGACCTCGTGCAGAAGGCCAAGGCCTACAACGGCGAGATCGACGAGGCCGACGACGTCGACGTGAAGAAGCTCCGCGAGGAGGCCGACCAGCGGGCGGACATCGGCGAGGGGATGGACGGCGTCTCTCCGCGGTTCATCGGCGACGAGATCGCCGAAGCCATCATGGACTCGATGCACCGCGACCGGCAGTTCCTCTCGCCGCTGACGACGTTCAACCACCTCGAGGGCAACCTGGAGAACCACGGCTCCATCGACGAGGAGATGTTCGACGAGTACTACCGCTACCTCGAACTCGTCCGCGAGGAGTACAAGGAGCGGGCCATCGAGGACGTCCGCCACGCGCTGGCCTACGACATGGACGAGATCCAGCGCCAGGGCGAGAAGTACATGGACCACGTGATGGCCTACATCGACGACGCCACCGTCGAGGACGAGCTCACGGGCAGGGAGCAGGAACCCGACGAGCAGTTCCTCCGGTCGGTCGAGGAGAAGCTCAACCTCCCCGAGGACCGCAAGGACGACTTCCGACAGGAGGTCTCGAACTGGGTCTCCCGGCGCGCCCGCGAGGGCGACACGTTCAACCCGCAGGACAACGACCGCCTGCGCCGTGCGCTCGAACGCAAGCTCTGGGAGGACAAGAAGCACAACATCAACTTCTCGGCGCTGGTGTCGAGCTCGGAGATGGACGACGACGAGCGCAACAAGTGGATCGACGCGCTCATCGAGCAGGGCTACGGCGAAGAGGGCGCAAAGGAGGTGTTAGAGTTCGCCGGTGCCGAGGTCGCAAAGAGTGAGATGGAAGAGTAA
- a CDS encoding DUF5820 family protein yields the protein MGLDSLADDWTVWTESAEKLVLAYRPDVFDSHAFPAPCLPTIYLTRGRRTRRPGADRTGDDWFVTLYLEPDVDASADRYDDRDSAVAGAVDLANRFATGEFDYRALYQVPRPEYLDELDERTGRS from the coding sequence ATGGGACTGGACTCGCTGGCCGACGACTGGACGGTGTGGACCGAGAGCGCCGAGAAGCTCGTGCTCGCGTACCGTCCGGACGTCTTCGACAGCCACGCGTTCCCAGCGCCGTGTCTGCCGACCATCTACCTCACCCGGGGCCGGCGGACCCGCCGGCCCGGTGCGGACCGCACTGGCGACGACTGGTTCGTGACGCTCTACCTGGAACCCGACGTCGACGCGAGCGCCGACCGGTACGACGACCGGGACAGCGCCGTCGCGGGGGCCGTGGACCTCGCGAACCGGTTCGCGACCGGCGAGTTCGACTACCGGGCGCTCTATCAGGTGCCCCGTCCGGAGTACCTCGACGAACTCGACGAGCGCACCGGCCGGTCCTGA
- a CDS encoding DUF309 domain-containing protein: protein MDDHTRDPSVAPPSGNPAGWRADGQWEHATLRQAVVHGVRLYNSGEFHESHDCFEDEWYNYGRGSTESKFLHGMVQVAAGAYKHFDFEDDDGMRSLFRTSLQYFRGVPNDYYGVDLLDVRTTVTNALSDPSVLEGWQIRFDDGYPTARDVDFEYAERLD from the coding sequence ATGGACGACCACACGCGGGATCCCTCCGTCGCGCCCCCCAGTGGGAACCCGGCCGGCTGGCGCGCCGACGGCCAGTGGGAGCACGCCACCCTCCGGCAGGCGGTGGTCCACGGCGTGCGACTCTACAACTCCGGTGAGTTCCACGAGTCACACGACTGCTTCGAGGACGAGTGGTACAACTACGGCCGCGGGAGCACCGAGAGCAAGTTCCTCCACGGGATGGTCCAGGTGGCCGCGGGCGCGTACAAGCACTTCGACTTCGAGGACGACGACGGGATGCGCTCGCTCTTTCGAACCTCGCTGCAGTACTTCCGCGGCGTCCCGAACGACTACTACGGTGTCGACCTGCTCGACGTGCGGACGACGGTGACCAACGCGCTGTCGGACCCCTCGGTGCTGGAGGGATGGCAGATACGGTTCGACGACGGCTACCCCACTGCCAGGGACGTCGACTTCGAGTACGCCGAGCGCCTGGACTGA
- a CDS encoding UPF0179 family protein, with protein MSTVTLVGTRLAEVGEEFVYHGEASGCAGCPYRTQCLNLTPGRRYRISDVRENGQTLDCAVHEGGVRAVEVEAAPIRANVPTKGAFAGSKASLAGPCPHTECPSHPYCEPAGAEFDSEYRIETIVGDPPHDYCMLDRDLTMVEFEAPEE; from the coding sequence ATGTCAACTGTCACGCTCGTCGGCACCCGCCTCGCAGAGGTGGGCGAGGAGTTCGTCTACCACGGAGAGGCCAGCGGTTGTGCTGGCTGTCCGTACCGCACGCAGTGTCTCAACCTCACGCCCGGTCGCCGGTACCGCATCTCCGACGTCCGCGAGAACGGCCAGACGCTCGACTGCGCGGTCCACGAGGGCGGCGTCCGGGCCGTCGAGGTCGAGGCCGCGCCGATACGCGCCAACGTCCCGACGAAGGGCGCGTTCGCCGGCAGCAAGGCATCGCTCGCCGGCCCCTGTCCCCACACCGAGTGCCCGAGTCACCCCTACTGTGAACCGGCCGGTGCCGAGTTCGACTCGGAGTACCGCATCGAGACCATCGTCGGTGACCCGCCACACGACTACTGCATGCTGGACCGCGACCTGACGATGGTGGAGTTCGAGGCGCCGGAGGAGTGA
- a CDS encoding inositol monophosphatase family protein has product MADEHHRAAVAERAARSGGVVAREAFRGDLVVETKANKNDYVTETDRDAQQQVVATIREEFPDDGFVCEEELTQFVGPESDADDPLALDAVPDSGAAWVVDPIDGTANFVRGLHTWTTSVAATVDGAAVGSATYLPATGDLYAAGPESVTRDGRTVSVSDRADPETFAVAPVGWWDRDDRTEFGDLCTAVVERFGDMRRIGSFQATLAFVADGGLDGAICTTPMYLWDTVAGVHMVREAGGTVTGLDGEPWEFDSEGLVASNGEAHDELLAAAADALD; this is encoded by the coding sequence ATGGCTGATGAACACCACCGAGCGGCGGTCGCCGAACGCGCCGCCCGGTCCGGGGGCGTTGTCGCCCGCGAGGCGTTCCGCGGCGACCTGGTCGTCGAGACGAAGGCGAACAAGAACGACTACGTGACCGAGACGGACCGGGACGCCCAGCAGCAGGTCGTCGCGACCATCCGCGAGGAGTTCCCCGACGACGGCTTCGTATGCGAGGAGGAACTGACGCAGTTCGTCGGCCCTGAGTCCGATGCGGACGACCCGCTGGCGCTCGACGCCGTTCCCGACAGTGGCGCCGCGTGGGTCGTCGACCCAATCGACGGGACGGCCAACTTCGTCCGCGGGTTACACACGTGGACGACGAGCGTCGCGGCGACCGTCGACGGCGCGGCGGTCGGGTCGGCTACGTACCTCCCGGCCACCGGCGACCTGTACGCCGCGGGGCCGGAGAGCGTCACCCGTGACGGTCGGACCGTCTCGGTCAGCGACCGAGCGGACCCGGAGACGTTCGCCGTCGCACCGGTCGGGTGGTGGGACCGGGACGACCGGACCGAGTTCGGCGACCTCTGTACCGCCGTCGTCGAACGGTTCGGCGACATGCGTCGTATCGGCAGTTTCCAGGCGACGCTCGCGTTCGTCGCCGACGGCGGCCTCGACGGGGCTATCTGCACGACCCCGATGTACCTCTGGGATACCGTCGCGGGCGTGCACATGGTCCGAGAGGCCGGTGGCACGGTGACCGGCCTGGACGGCGAGCCGTGGGAATTCGACAGCGAGGGACTCGTCGCCTCGAACGGCGAGGCTCACGACGAACTGCTGGCCGCCGCTGCGGACGCGCTAGACTGA